A stretch of Phragmites australis chromosome 12, lpPhrAust1.1, whole genome shotgun sequence DNA encodes these proteins:
- the LOC133886990 gene encoding uncharacterized protein LOC133886990: MAPDQPGAVQSAVRDKKPGFPWEAAEKQLNCFVGAVALMERLGNGLGTLAFTWATVVVLGGFSTNLGQDFWYATAIVFLEALRVFSRESRSDDELLFKTTGSIRLKRVKLTRGIPYYLTVGIVMVCLYGTLEFTLRHYGYLPRPPLQLQYHCLLLTALLALASMAKVPTIAAYVKDHAFLQSSALVAVLALGGAMLWSHTPKRQAVLVIPPLFVGCLQYSAVKAIRALVSKEQQAIKVCLQKLNIHVSSPPPWLRTLGALILPAWIVVSVLVEFGAMGILILLGTLLLGNIQIPVALARIVLSSMRLATSNDNHHDTSNEHLAPALTIFYSMVLGQGALYLAACILETLFSYRVRTSLAKSCGLAYTKGYDSINLYYEHAYNKRMEEGVLAQEDLILVSFSFNSLNSNSSDKKLASVRILHSLLLHLQGASNTGLVSKITISTKVVASLIGTLGWTAPEDQGISIRLYAAKVVAVLAVDLRIVGIPGTIQMVSSLLDDVDAKNQFVKEDSPDQTEDINEEINNSMLPGLQEGKESHNDEDLFPVLGMLILESLARNLDNCAEISRAVGLIPKVIGFMSYATDTTNTSKAQQKLIMTSSLKLVAKLASTEGETGTVLRQKISGQPLLLSNLAEILEDSSGRSEQWKPTMVILSKLAVDEEISQEIGSFQVIIPKLVHAFLGTDEHSLQMVAAEALSNLSMENTSNCLAILEETGYELIWRLKNMLLNDEYTYIAASLLQNLCAHSRDKLRHQGSSEHLSFALQVVLEKIMHAKGKQLEALIGLASQIYNVIPEHCIHVLDSQTNVTGLVQKLVRALNSNKKPSSEYPRMRRVIVEMAIFIVESCPRYATIFREQGMMEALSKVERTPTRLEKYRIFFGDVGVVAESGLPLHDLVARAKGLIGFATPSPEAFNQVTVNDSSSLALCISIDY, encoded by the exons ATGGCACCGGATCAGCCCGGAGCTGTGCAGTCAGCTGTGAGAGACAAGAAGCCGGGCTTTCCATGGGAGGCTGCTGAGAAGCAGTTGAATTGCTTCGTAGGTGCCGTTGCTCTCATGGAGAGGCTGGGCAACGGCCTCGGCACGCTGGCCTTCACATGGGCGACCGTCGTCGTGCTCGGCGGGTTCTCGACGAACCTAGGCCAGGATTTCTGGTATGCAACTGCGATCGTCTTCCTCGAGGCTTTGAG GGTGTTCAGCCGTGAAAGCAGATCTGATGATGAATTGTTATTCAAAACCACGGGGAGTATTAGATTGAAACGGGTGAAGCTTACACGCGGCATACCATATTATTTGACTGTAGGGATTGTGATGGTATGCCTGTATGGTACCCTGGAATTTACCCTCCGTCACTATGGCTACCTTCCACGTCCACCCCTACAACTGCAATATCACTGCCTTTTGTTGACCGCGTTACTAGCATTAGCGAGCATGGCAAAAGTTCCCACAATTGCCGCATACGTGAAAGATCACGCGTTTTTGCAGTCTAGTGCCTTAGTTGCAGTCCTAGCACTCGGTGGTGCAATGTTATGGTCCCATACTCCTAAGCGACAGGCAGTGCTGGTTATCCCACCTCTGTTTGTTGGATGCTTACAGTACAGCGCAGTAAAGGCAATAAGGGCCCTTGTTTCAAAAGAACAACAGGCGATAAAGGTCTGCCTGCAAAAGTTAAACATCcatgtttcttctcctccccctTGGCTCCGCACACTGGGTGCTTTGATACTCCCTGCGTGGATAGTAGTTTCCGTGCTGGTCGAGTTTGGTGCTATGGGCATCCTCATACTGTTAGGTACGCTGCTTCTAGGCAACATCCAGATTCCAGTGGCCTTGGCACGCATCGTACTCTCGTCAATGCGCCTGGCTACTAGCAACGATAACCACCACGACACCAGTAACGAACACCTTGCACCAGCGCTGACCATCTTCTATTCCATGGTGCTTGGCCAAGGGGCACTGTATCTAGCGGCATGCATACTTGAGACACTGTTCTCCTACCGTGTCCGGACGTCACTGGCAAAGAGCTGTGGCCTCGCATATACCAAGGGATATGACTCCATCAATCTATACTACGAGCATGCCTACAACAAGCGCATGGAAGAGGGCGTGCTTGCCCAAGAGGACCTGATCCTTGTTAGCTTCTCCTTCAACTCCCTCAACTCCAACTCAAGCGACAAGAAGCTCGCCTCGGTCCGGATTCTGCACTCCCTCCTCCTACATCTGCAGGGTGCCTCCAACACAGGACTCGTCTCAAAGATCACCATCTCCACCAAGGTGGTAGCCTCTTTGATCGGCACGCTGGGCTGGACGGCTCCAGAAGACCAAG GTATCAGTATTAGGCTATACGCTGCGAAGGTCGTTGCTGTGCTAGCTGTAGATCTCCGGATTGTTGGGATCCCTGGCACAATCCAGATGGTATCCTCTCTTCTTGATGACGTTGATGCTAAAAATCAATTCGTGAAAGAAGACAGTCCAGACCAGACAGAGGATATCAATGAAGAGATAAACAATAGTATGTTGCCTGGTCTACAGGAAGGAAAGGAGTCCCATAATGATGAGGATTTGTTCCCTGTGCTGGGGATGCTAATCCTTGAAAGTCTTGCTCGCAATCTTGATAACTGTGCTGAAATCAGCAGAGCAGTAGGTCTCATCCCGAAGGTCATAGGATTCATGAGCTATGCCACAGACACAACAAATACCAGCAAGGCACAACAGAAACTGATTATGACGTCATCATTGAAGTTGGTTGCAAAGCTTGCAAGCACCGAAGGGGAAACTGGTACGGTACTCCGGCAAAAAATCTCAGGGCAACCCCTCCTATTGAGTAATCTCGCAGAGATCTTGGAGGACAGCAGCGGCCGCTCAGAACAATGGAAGCCGACAATGGTTATTCTTTCCAAGCTTGCTGTTGATGAGGAAATAAGTCAGGAGATTGGGAGCTTCCAAGTGATTATCCCTAAGTTGGTGCATGCATTTCTTGGTACAGATGAACACTCTCTGCAGATGGTGGCAGCGGAAGCACTGTCAAATCTGTCAATGGAGAATACTAGCAACTGCTTGGCTATCTTGGAGGAAACAGGGTATGAGCTTATTTGGCGTCTCAAGAACATGCTTCTGAATGATGAATACACATATATCGCAGCAAGTCTGCTGCAGAATCTCTGTGCACATTCCAGAGACAAGCTGCGCCATCAAGGATCAAGCGAGCACCTATCGTTTGCCTTGCAAGTG GTGTTGGAGAAAATTATGCATGCCAAGGGCAAGCAACTGGAGGCCCTTATTGGCCTCGCTTCACAGATTTATAATGTCATCCCTGAACACTGTATCCACGTGCTAGATTCGCAAACCAATGTTACAGGACTTGTTCAAAAGCTGGTGAGGGCACTCAACTCCAATAAGAAACCGAGTTCCGAATACCCAAGGATGAGAAGGGTTATTGTTGAGATGGCAATATTCATTGTGGAATCATGTCCTCGCTACGCAACCATCTTCAGAGAACAAGGCATGATGGAAGCACTGTCAAAGGTTGAGAGGACCCCAACCAGACTGGAGAAGTATAGGATCTTCTTCGGCGATGTGGGAGTGGTTGCAGAGAGCGGCTTACCTCTGCATGACCTAGTGGCCAGAGCAAAAGGGCTGATTGGCTTTGCAACTCCATCTCCGGAAGCATTCAACCAGGTGACCGTGAATGATTCATCATCACTGGCACTGTGCATATCTATTGATTACTGA
- the LOC133886805 gene encoding disease resistance protein RPM1-like — MAEALHHAVSKIGSTLAEEATKAVINKLSEKVNNLKELPGKVEEIEKELKMMNNVIKQISTPNLTNELVKDWIAEVREVAHRVEDVMDKYSYHALKLEEENRVKKFFSKVHYVKVFSEIADEIIQIERKIENVVKRRDRWLQLPQLIPNPLANIERKRPQDCLLEVPQDDLVGIEDYRRQLTEWLYSDEQGSTMITVSGMGGLGKTTLVTNVYEREKINFTAHAWIVVSQGYDVVELLRKMLRKIGYPEQSQLVDLDAHELKVKIKERLTDSKCLLVLDDVWNREAYTQIGDAFQNLQASRVIITTRQEQVATLAQPTRQLKLKPLERNDAFDLFCRKAFYNRMECKCPQDLEKLANNIVDRCQGLPLAIVSIGGMLSSLPPVDYVWNETYKQLRGELANNDHVRAILNLSYHDIPGDLRNCFLYCGLFPEDHQLSRESLVRLWVAEGFAVRKETSTAEEVADGYLRELIQRNMLEVVESDELGRVSTCKMHDIVRDLVLSIAKEEKFGSANDFASMSHMDKEVRRLSSCGWKDKTAVKVKFSHLRTLVALGITASSPQLLSPILSESNYLTVLELQDSEISEVPVSIGNLFNLRYIGLRRTKVKSLPESIGKLSNLHTLDIKQTKIEKLPRGIVRIKKLQHLLADRYEDEKQSEFRYFIGVQAPKKLSNLEELQTLETVQASKDLAEQLMKLTQLRSVWIDNISAADCANLFATLSKMPLLSSLLLSASNENEALCLEALRPESENLHRLIIRGCWADKTLECPIFCNHGRNLKYLAISWCRLQEDPLQLLAPLVPNLTHLRLNRVNSASTLVLSAGCFSLLKTLVLKRMYDVDQMEIRDGALPQIEGLYVVTLPKLDKVPQGIESLSSLRKLWLRGLNQDFRAQWDRNGMQQKMQYVPELHI; from the coding sequence ATGGCGGAGGCTTTACACCATGCTGTCTCAAAGATTGGTTCCACATTAGCGGAGGAAGCCACGAAGGCAGTCATAAACAAGCTATCTGAGAAAGTTAATAATCTGAAGGAACTACCAGGGAAAGTTGAGGAAATAGAGAAAGAACTGAAGATGATGAATAATGTCATAAAACAGATTAGCACACCAAATCTTACCAATGAGCTTGTTAAGGATTGGATTGCAGAGGTGCGGGAGGTGGCCCACCGTGTTGAGGATGTAATGGACAAATATTCATATCATGCTCTTAAATTGGAGGAAGAAAATAGAGTGAAGAAGTTCTTCTCCAAAGTGCATTATGTCAAAGTTTTCAGTGAAATCGCTGACGAGATTATCCAGATAGAGAGGAAAATTGAAAATGTTGTGAAGCGGAGAGATCGGTGGCTGCAGCTGCCCCAGCTCATTCCTAATCCACTTGCTAATATTGAAAGAAAGCGACCACAAGACTGTCTCCTGGAAGTTCCTCAAGATGATCTTGTGGGGATTGAAGACTACAGGAGACAGTTGACCGAATGGCTGTACTCTGATGAGCAAGGTAGCACAATGATAACAGTATCTGGCATGGGTGGATTGGGAAAAACCACCCTGGTCACAAATGTGTATGAGCGGGAGAAGATCAACTTCACCGCTCATGCTTGGATTGTTGTGTCTCAAGGCTATGATGTGGTTGAACTGCTGAGGAAAATGCTTAGGAAGATTGGGTACCCGGAACAGTCACAGCTTGTGGATTTGGATGCCCATGAGTtgaaagtaaaaataaaagaaagactAACAGATAGCAAATGTTTGCTTGTATTGGATGATGTCTGGAACCGAGAAGCATACACTCAGATAGGGGATGCATTCCAGAACCTCCAAGCAAGTCGTGTTATCATCACAACACGACAGGAACAGGTGGCAACTCTTGCTCAACCAACACGTCAACTCAAACTCAAGCCACTGGAACGCAATGATGCATTTGACCTGTTCTGCAGAAAGGCTTTCTATAACCGCATGGAATGCAAGTGCCCTCAGGACCTTGAGAAGCTGGCTAATAATATAGTGGATAGGTGTCAAGGTCTGCCACTTGCAATTGTATCCATAGGTGGTATGTTGTCTTCGCTGCCACCAGTAGATTATGTTTGGAATGAGACGTACAAGCAACTTCGGGGAGAGCTGGCAAATAATGATCATGTTCGTGCAATTCTGAATCTGAGCTACCATGACATACCTGGAGATCTTAGGAACTGCTTCTTGTATTGTGGTCTGTTCCCAGAGGATCACCAATTGTCACGGGAAAGCCTTGTGCGGCTGTGGGTTGCAGAAGGTTTTGCAGTGCGAAAAGAAACAAGCACAGCAGAAGAGGTGGCTGATGGATATCTCAGGGAACTGATTCAAAGGAACATGTTGGAAGTTGTGGAGTCTGATGAGCTAGGTAGGGTCAGTACCTGCAAGATGCATGATATCGTGCGTGACCTGGTGCTTTCTATTGCTAAAGAGGAGAAGTTTGGTTCTGCAAATGATTTTGCAAGCATGTCCCACATGGACAAGGAAGTTCGTCGCCTGTCATCATGTGGATGGAAAGACAAAACTGCAGTAAAAGTAAAATTCTCACATCTTCGAACCCTAGTCGCACTTGGAATAACTGCATCATCTCCACAGTTGTTATCCCCAATTTTGTCTGAATCCAACTATCTTACTGTTCTTGAGCTGCAAGATTCTGAAATAAGCGAAGTGCCAGTATCCATAGGAAATCTGTTTAATCTGCGCTACATTGGCCTGCGGCGCACAAAGGTCAAGTCACTCCCAGAGTCCATCGGGAAGCTCTCCAACCTCCACACCCTGGACATCAAGCAAACTAAAATAGAGAAGCTGCCACGAGGTATTGTTAGGATCAAGAAGCTGCAGCACCTTCTTGCTGACAGATATGAAGATGAGAAGCAGTCAGAGTTCCGGTATTTCATTGGAGTGCAAGCACCGAAAAAGCTATCCAACTTGGAAGAACTGCAGACTCTTGAGACCGTGCAAGCCAGCAAGGACTTGGCCGAGCAGCTGATGAAACTTACGCAATTACGGAGCGTGTGGATTGACAACATAAGTGCCGCTGACTGTGCAAATCTTTTCGCAACACTGTCCAAGATGCCACTTCTTTCTAGCTTGCTTCTATCTGCGAGTAATGAGAACGAGGCACTTTGCTTGGAAGCTCTCAGGCCAGAATCTGAAAACCTCCACAGGTTGATAATCAGAGGGTGTTGGGCAGATAAGACACTAGAATGCCCGATATTTTGTAACCATGGCAGAAATCTGAAGTATCTTGCTATAAGCTGGTGTCGCCTTCAGGAAGACCCGCTGCAGCTGCTTGCTCCATTGGTGCCAAACCTCACCCATCTTAGGCTTAACAGGGTGAATAGTGCAAGCACCTTGGTTCTTTCTGCAGGGTGCTTTTCGCTGCTAAAGACGCTTGTCTTGA